A window of Leishmania donovani BPK282A1 complete genome, chromosome 35 genomic DNA:
TGGATGGCGTAGTCGCACCCGCAGCTTCTGCGTTTGAATGTTCCACACGCAGACATCCCCACTACTGCACGCCGCATAGAGGCAGCCACCGCTCGGGTCGACGTCGACGTCGTTGACAGAATCGTTGACACCACGATACGCGCAGCGGAAGGAATCaaaggcggaggcgacgcagcTCATGGTGGATCTTagaaagaaaaaacaagGAGGAAGGGACGGTGTATTGTATCGGCGCTGTTGCACTCATGTCCCCCCGGCCTGCACTTCGCAGGGCGTTCGTGCGTTCGTGCCgttgtgtgggtgtgtgtagCCGCGTTTCCACTCCGGAGCACAAGAGTAGAAAACAAAAAgtaaagagagaaaagacTCACGCCTGGGCCTTTCACGGGCGAGGAAGCGTTCGCCCACCGTCGATGACCACACCGACCAGAGAGCAGTGAGACGGTGACCGCTGGCTCACAGTAGCGTTCTCGTCTACGAGCGGAAGAGCCTCGGCAGACCGCTGATGAGCCGCCGCCTGTGAAAGAGATACCTCGTTGTGATTCTCATGCAACCGTCACGAGCCGCGAGGACAGCAGAAGAAGGAAAACGCGGAAAGGTAGGGAGGGGTTCCGTGAAAGCCGGCAACGCGCGCATAAGGGAGGTTGTGACACGTCCTGCTTTGAGCGAAGGATATTCAACGCAGCTGCTTGTGTGATCTGCAAGCACAGAAGAACAGTCGCGGCATCGAGCGACGTCACTTGGAGCGTTAAAAGACGCACTTCTTCGCGTGAAGGGGGGGGCGGTAGCCACAGGGTCTCGTGAGGGACGGTGGTTCTGCATGCTTATAGATTTTCCCTTGCAATGGATTCCAATCCCACATGTAGAGGTGGGCGGTCTTTTTTGTGGATGTTCTCATCTTTCTGTGAACCTCCACTAcgttgcagcgctgcgcgtTAAGCGCAGTaagaggaagacgagagcgcaagaaaaaaaaggaagacaAGAGAAAGCATGCAAGGGTGAGACACTGCAGCGGATGTGCCGGCAAAAgatgagagagagcgagaccAGGAGAGACGACAACAGcgcgacaaaaaaaagaaaacatcCCATTGCACACGCAAAAATACACAAACAGCGAGCCGAAGGCGAAGCGAAGAGTCAGCAAGTCCGTGCAGAgcaaagggagagaggcagaggcacacacatgcactcacccacccaccccttaaagaaaaaaagcgcaAGCtggacacacgcacatagaTACATAGATATTCACGTGCACGAGTCGGTACGCCTAAGACGAGCGTGACATACCGAGTGCAAGAAAGCTGAAGTGAGGGTAGCACgaacaaggaaaagaagtGCTGCCAGCCTGAAGGAGACATCAACggctctttttcttcgctctccGTTCGGCGTGCAGAAGAGGCCAGgggcgcacgcaagcacagaaaacaaaagacgACCGACACACAAGCGAGTGTGTGACCTAAGGCAGCAAGCACGCGTAGTGCGACGCCCTTCTCTAAGGAGAGCGCCAGTGTAAGGCAAAAAGCAGATTTACGTGCGCAAGCGATGCATCAAGGCAGGCGAGGCAATCACTGTCTCCTCCGGCCGCCTTtggcctcttctctccttctgcagctgcgggtTCCTTCTTAGTTCTGGGAGCGTTTGCTTTACTATGCACAGCTGCACCCTACTCTACAACGTTCCGCTGGGGCAGCGCTCCCCTTTGGGAAGCCTCCCACGTGACGTCGAGCATTGTGGCGTACGTACCTGCGTGTGAATGCCCTTGTCCGCGTCACAATAGATTTCGTCGCTTACTTTCTCAGAAGCGAGCACaaaaacgcacacgccgtgTGACGCATAATAACGACATTTAAATCTACATTTTTTTTCCGTACGTTCCCGTGTTTCTttggcgcctgcgcgtgcgcagctgatCGGGAAGGTGTGATAATAACGTTTTCATGTGCAAGTCGTGCGCGCACAGCTTCGAAGCAGCTGGAAACAAGCGGTCGGGCCAGCACGTTACAAATTGCTTGAACATGCCCTGCCCCACGTTCCCACCCCTACAAAAATCGCTGTTTCCCGTTCCACGTGGTGTTtgaacacacgcacatgcacatggCACACGGCACTACACGAGCGTGAACGCATGGCGGCGCCCTGTCGGGTACCACCACCCTCCCTAATACCCGCTCAGGGAGTCGATAAAGCGGCGCACATCATCCAGCGCCTCAGGTGACAGTTCCGAGCATAGTACTTTGACAGCTTGTACTACGCCTTCCTCGGAAGGCCCGGAGGGGTAAGATGAGACGGACTGATAGTCGTTGACGGCCTGAGCACGCGCGGCGGGGCTGGAGCGAGCGGGAGgaagcgcagcacagcggtTCGGATCCTGATACACTGACGCAGGCGGGGCCTTGTGAATGGTCGGATTGCCGCTAGCCCCGGAGCCAACACGGCCGTTGTACACATTACCGCCGCCGAAGCCACTGACGCTGTTAGTGGCCTTTCTAGGGTGCATGTTCGGACGACCTGCCTCGAacccggtggcgccgctgtggctggcGTGCGTGCTGTTCGCCCGCGCCTGTGCTTCGCGCTCCTGAATCGTTGGTGGTGCGATGCCctccagcggctgcgcgtaCTTTGACGGCGGGGGAGCAAAactcagcagctgcggaaACACTGCAAGGGCATTGTTACGCTCCTCGTCTGTGATGTCGCGGTCATCGAGGCGCTCGAGCGATGGaatggcggcgacgacgaagcgCCGGTAGTTAGGGTCACGGGTAATGGGATTGTCGACCAAATTGAGCACCTCTAAGCAGGGCAGGCGAGAGAGGTGTAGTACTTGGTTGATGTCGCGGATTTGGTTCTTGCGGAGGTGAACCTCCGCCAGTCGGCGACAATTCGACAAGGCACCGAGCTCTGAAATATCGTTCAGCGACATGGACAGTACCTCCAATGCGAcggcctgccgcagcacaccGATATCTTGTATCTGCGACGCGCATACATTAAGCTTCTGGACTCGGCGAATATCGTCCGTCTTGGACCTCTGCAGCACCAAGTTCAGCGTGAGAACACCCGCCATGACGCGCGCTTCCCGCCCGGATGCTTCGCGGTGTGACACAAACCAAAAACGGGCACAAAAACAGAGAAGATCAACGGAAGCACGGGTAGTGGGTAAGGTGAACGAAAGGCCATAAAAGCACAGGAGAAACAGCACGAACAGAGAGGAGTGCGAGGACAGCGCTTGCGCGgctgtgtctgtctgtccgtatatgtgcgtgtgtgtgtgtgtgtgtataaaGGGGGTGGAGGCTGACTGGGGAAGGTGTTTGCACGATCCACTATTGTTGGTTGCTTCGAATTGATTcggttttctttttgttttgttttgaTTGAGTGTGAGGAGAACAGGGGCAGGGGAGGGTGCAGAGGGTACACAAGATCGGTCATTTGTAcagaggtgggtgggtgggtgtgaACTTTAGAGAGGCAATGGTGAAACGAAGCAGTTGGATAGGCTCTCGGAGATGCGGGGAAGCATGTTTGGTGAGAACAGCAAGCGGGACGAAGGCCAACCAGCACGGCGTCCTTTGACTTGTTCTTTTTCAGCGAAGGAGAGCGCATTGTGTTCCCCCTTTCCTGATGTTTTACGTGATGAAATTCACTGCAGCATCAAAGAGCACAGCTGGCTCAGTGGCGGGCACTTGCGCCTTCATCTCTCTGAAGCAGAGCCGCTAGGCGACGCAAGAGGCGCGAAAGCGAGGCAGCACGGCAAAAGCCGGAGAAAAACCCCAGCAAATCGCTTCGGCAGCCCGCGACGTACCTCCGTATGTCAACGCCGCTAAAGATTTTCGTTCGGATCAGTAGAGCTTCCGATGGGGCGAGGGGAGAGCCAAGCAAGCCAAAACACAAGGAGCTTGGTTCTACAGAAGGGCACAGCATCGGCCAACACAATGCCCGGTGCCTCTTTTcgcggcggggaggggggaggcatACAGTCACAGCAGGCAAATAAGCCCCAGCACACTCACATACATGCCGAGCCTCTGCAAGGAAGGAGTAAGGTAATCAGCTCCATCAggcaagagagcgagaggcagcTTCCTCTGTCTGTGCCACAGAGGCGTGCGTGGCGTAACACGTGCCAGACACGACACAAGCACAAACCACAAGGCAAAGCACCGAAGCGCCAACGGAAGCTCGGTGCCGAAGGCGAGCCGCTtactcacacacgcaccacgcGATCAGCACGGGGCCGTCAGGTTCGCATCTTCCGCTCCCGATCCCAGACGTGCTTCGCAAAAGCAATCACGAACAGCGACTGGTGAGGCTTCCCGGGCTCCGGCTGATGATATGtctgcacctccgcctcaAAGCCCATTGACTGCAGTGCTCCTTGAATGATGCCGCCCATGAATCCGGCGTAGTTCACGTTCCACCGGCCTTCGCTGTCCACGTAGTCGGGGGATGGGTGGACGTGGCGGAGAACGATAGGGTCGCTGTCGAAAAGGAAGAAGCGATCTGAGTTGCTCTCACGCTGGATTTCGCTGGCGGGACGGCCAAACCAGCGTGCCCAGAGCTTCTCCTGCAGCAACTTCAGGACCGCGTCAATCGTTagcgggcggcgctgcaggtcgACGGGGTCGCGGACAGAGGAGAGCATGATAAGACGAGTCCCAACGTGCGCGCCAAGAGAGGTCAAGCgggcctccacctcctcgacgTTCTTCACCTTTGTCGGGAACGTGTAGGCGCGTACACACAACtccgaaaacaaaaaactAAACGCCGACAACGCAACCTGGGTGTGCTCGCTGGAAGAGAGTtcggccgcggcaccgctcttGTCCCTCACCACCTTGCCTGTGACGACGGTTCGCTGGCGCATTTTTCTCGCTCGCCAACGAGCGTTGAAGTACCTGTATAGATGTGGCTAGATGATCCAAGTACAAAATCGCGAGTATCCCTCTGTGCGGAAGACAGGCAGTGGATGTTGTTCTGCCCTCTCGAAGCGCGGTTGTCGTCCAGGCTGCGCTGAGGGGGGCTTggcagggggtggggtggcggcggcggcgcttgagCGATGGTGAAGACGCAATAAAAGGAATTAAGAGACGGACAAGAGGCACAGTAGGTGCAGAGAAAGACAGGGCGAAGAAGCACGAGGAGTGCACTAGTGTAGAAGCAGTGCTGCTTCGCGCTGTATTATTCGCTAGAAATGCGCTGCTGTTTTCTCTGTTTAGTGCTTCGCTAGTGCtgcatgtgcacgcgtgcgagtgCGAGATGACGAAGAACCGCCAAATGCAGGCGCCGCGAtatgttttctttttttcttcgtggTCGTTCCGACTCTTTGTTTTTGTCTTTGTGGTTGTGGTTATTTTGCATGACCCAATTAGCACGCTGCATATTCGGCCTGATCaccagcaaaaaaaaaaaagtagagaagcagcagcgcgttcATGTTTCTTTTTGATTAGGAAGACAatgagaaaaaaaaacacaaaagAGGGGCAAACCAGAAGATAGAGAACGAAGCGAGCCCGAGGACACGACAACCAAAGGAGTGTGTaggtgtgggggaggggggaaccaaaaaaaaaaaaaaaacataatAAATAGTAATGAGTCACAAGAAATAATTCAGAAAAAACCGACGTTATGAATTCCCACACACCCAacgccgttttttttttcctcggCACTCATGTTGACCATGAGCAGGGTGTACTTGTGTTCCGTAAGTAGATGTTTCGGGGAGAGAATGGGCATACCTCCGGCTTCCATGCTGCCTCTCTATCCCTCTATATATCGTACCTTCACGCAGTTGTCTCTGTCAACAAACTATAAGCAGGCGTGCAGAAATGCCTTTGCATGCGCGAAAAATGCATCACAAAGCACGTTCGCGGATGGAAGCAGACAAAGGAATCTTACAGCACGAAACTGTGTCTCTTAGGTCTTCACCAATTATATTgagagcgacagagagacgtACGATGAATGGGCCCGCGACTCTGTAGAGACGACATCACTTCGTCTTTGTTTTCTATGGATTCCGATTCCTGGCTACCGTGTGGCCGACGCATCCAccgtcctctctccctccttccttttcttcaTAGCCTGGGCAAGACACGCAGGCGCTTATGTGTGTAACCAAAATAGGTGCTGCAGCATgaaagaggcgcagcacacgGAAAGGGGGGGGACACAGACAGACCCCGAGGCGTGAGACGGAGGAAGTGGTGATGAGTGTGGCGCGGGTGACGCACGTTGCAGGCCTCCAagaacaaacaaacaaacgaAGCCCATCTGCTAGAAGCAGCCGATGGGTGAAAAGagcacactcacacacacacgaagaaacaagaaaagagagTACACGCGTGGGCAAAAGAAATAAAAAAACACTTGCACTTGCATACATCGACATGTAATGAaccagagagagggagagagagagccgacCAAAGGAGAGAGTGTGAGAACAaggcagagaaaaagagcgaGGGACAAGAGACCTccggtgcggctgcactcccgcacaaagaaaaaagaggaacagagaagagcagcgcaaacagaaaagaaagtAGAAGAGGTAGAAATAACAagaaggaaggggagagagatgctCTTAGGGTGAAACGGCGTCCATGGCACATCTCGCACACATGTGCGCCTtggaaaacaaaggaaagagTCAGGAATCTTGACTTATACAAGGACGTGAAGAATGGAGGGGGCGAGGCCTcggctctcttcttccccttttctctGTACTTGTTGGAGCAGCCGCCTGCTTTCGCAATGaaacgccagcagcaggggAAATGGAGAGCAAGTAAGGGGGGCActgaaagaaaaggagaggacgTCAGTCGATAGAAGGGCACCCGAAGAGGCGGATGATAAAACGGCACAAAACTGCACAAAAAGGTATGTGAAAGGACTTTTTTTCTGAACAAACGACTCGCAAGGGATTCgattgtgtgtgcgtgtgtctgtcaGTGAGCACCGCTGAGGGTGGTACGCGCGCTCGATTCCTCCTAAAAGCCCTCTCTTTTTGCCACAGTTTCCTTCTGCATGGCACAGCGCGGTCACTATGCGTGGAAGGTGGATTTGCCTTGACCCTCGCCCCTCCGATGGCACCTTTTCGGGCTCATTCTTCGTCCTCCGTCGGGTCGAGTAGTAAGCCACGCCTCCTGCCAAACATCAGCAtgtcatcgtcatcgtccaGCATAGGAAAAGCGCGAAATATTGAAAAAGACATTGAGACATATATACGGTACAGAACACGGCACAAAGAGCCCTCGTGGAGGTTGTTGCTTCacgaaagaaagagaaagcgacgcactacaaaaaaaagagacggAGAAAGAGATGCTCGTGAGTTGCCGCTTAGCCATACAGGAAAGAGACGAAGAGGCCACAACAGAGACcgaggcgcacacagacatacaTGATCCATCGAAGTCGGAGATGCAAAGGTGAGTGAAGAAGGAAAGATAAGAAAGGAAACGGAGTTACAACAGAGGCGCCTCAGAACAATCAAAGGAAAAAGTAAGCGTCCTCcgctgttttcttttttcttttcgcgctTCTTTTTCGGTGACCATGTTGTTCTGCGCGAATCGCTTCCCACACACCAGTCACAcattttttcgttttctAAACCGTCGCTTGTCCTGTTCTTAGCGCCCGCCCTTTCCCACTTTCTCGCTGTCTCTCTTAACATCTCTGACGCCTTTCGTTGGGCCAGCGAGTGCCTGTTTTAACGCCGCAAAGTGAAACGCCAAGGGGCAAATGGAGAgtgccgcacacacaaaaaaaagagaaacaagACACACCGGACAGATTCACAGAACGCCAGAGAAGAAAGAGCTGAAAGGTATAGGCGTCGCGAAGATCGGCCGGTCTGAGGAGGAAGACGCTTTGGCATATTTCGTGGAACACGCAATACGCGGCTCACTTCAGGCCTCGAGAGGGATTTGCTTACGTGCCGGTGTTCTTAGTGCCCTCACCTCTCATGGCCGCTGATTACGCATTCCTTCACATTTCTTTTCTCGATAGTGAGCCCTCGTGGGCTCTCCTCTATCACGTTGATATCCGTAGAATCAGGAGCCGAGCATCGGCATTGACGGCATCCCTTCGATGCATTCtaaccaaaaaaaaaacacaagaAACACGGAAGagaccctcccccccccccaaaaaaaaaaaacacggGCATGTCAAAGCACCAAGCCCGCAGGGGAGTCCTCCACTACTGCCAGGCCGAGCGAAAGCGAAATGGCCGTGAAACCACTATATCAGCGCCACACCAGCATCAGCCTCTGATGGTCAACAAAGAGAttcacacagacacaggcacacaccaAATAAGAAGGGGTGGTCACAGCACCGCACGAGCAAGATgatccacacacacgtgcacacgaaACGTGGGAGCTATTCCTCGTGAGCGTTATACTCTCAGAGCGGCATGAGATGCGGTCACACACttatttttcttttcggtAGAGGGGGGAgcatgcgcgcacaggcaggAAAAGGCAAGGGTCTGATCAGCTTATGGCCACCGCACTTACGTCTCTTCTCCAGGTTAGAGGAAAATCACAGTCAACGCGAGGACGACAGAAACGTCACTTGATCAACACAAAGCAAAAGAGAGAATCAATCACACTTGCAAggcacacacggacacattcaggaaaaaaaaaagaaaccaATAAGAAAAACCGAAACAAAAACAGGAAAGGGCCCTGTTCGTGGGCGAGAGTATACGGGTCAAGTattttttttgctttgttGTCGCTGTTGTTTCCTTTCCGAGTACTATAGACAACGTGGCGTTGCTGCCTATCCCTCCTCACTGTTTCGCGTTTAAGGAAGTCGGTGAGCTTTGTGCGTGGGTGTCAATACCGGCTGTTTTCGGTTGGGCAGCCCCtgccttttcctcctccctcttctcctcctgtttttgttttgtgaCTTTCCtttgctgctcttcttctgcttCTTCGGGTTTCCATTTTACATGATACCGTGTAAGCACCATAGGAACTCATACactaaaaaaaaacaagcaacGAAGGCAGAcagctgaaaaaaaaaggtgtgtgggggggggggggcagggtGCGTGCGactccccaccaccaccaacgcaCTCTCACTTGCTCGCAAACTCAAAAGCACGTCACAACTGTACACCACGACAAGCgcaaaaacacacacacgcacacattcGCTACAAAAAGAATCTGTGGAGCATGCACCCCTCGAGCAGGGCCACATTTGCGCCCGTCATGCTCATATATTGGGAAGTCGCCGGGtcggggagagggaaagcgGCGGTTTCCACAAACGTGATCACACACTCTTTCATATATTCTCTCCCCCGCCGTATGACAGTGCACGACTGTTGTCCTCATTACGGTGagctctccccctccttgccGCGTCACATGGATGCATCGGCTTGTCCACGAGTGTCTGCACAGCTGCGAGCTGGATGCTTTCCGTTCGCGGCGGAGTTGCTGTGCCTGacttctctttctcttgcttgCGAATTACAACGGAAGTCACGCATGCTACCTATCACCGGCACGCACCACAGTAGACGACACAGGAGAAACGCACCACCGTCGTCAGACATCTTCCACGACAACCTTCAGGCCACACCATTCACTTATTCGGGACTTGCCTCCTCTCACAATGAAAAGACGAAGATCATACAGTTGATGTCTCACTTGTCATGGCCCTCTGTGCCTTTGCCTTCTCATTCACTTTCCCGCTTCTTCTTACTTTCCTCTGTGACTCGtcctccctccacacacacagaaacaccTCCAAAGACAAGGGAACACCTCAATGCGTGTGGCATCTCAGGGGCCAGTGCACCACCCACTCCGTGTGtgaggaagccaagcagcccacccacccaccccctcccgccaagatgccgaaccacctctggtgaTGACAAGGGCAGGCACCTACGGCCTAGGGGAGGGGTCAGGGcggtgtgtcgctgctggtgtcggCTCTcaggccctggatggcgtttGCGTCGAAGCCTCCTGCGGCAGTGGATACATTCGTGCCATCTATGTGGTGGGCAGAGCATCAGCGTGGCTGGAACGTATCCCGtccccggccctcacactgcctactggtgtatggcgcctgcgcgtcaCCCCGACGGGGACGCACCAGCTGGCGACCGGCAAAATGGGAGTAGCTGTGAAGCCATCTGGGAGGAgtcgggtgggtgggtagcGTTCGAGGCCGATGCAGTGCTCTCAGATGGCCTCGTGGACGCACTGCTGTGAGGCGTGTCTTGCGCTGTTTTCCACCACGCGATGAGACCCGAGACACAGTCGACGGGTAGAATGAAGCTTGACTCCTGTTGTGTGGCAGAGAATGGACTCGCTGCAAAGGAACGAACGTTTTCGTGGtcttgcgcgcgtgtctctgGTCTCCCCCTCTCATCTCCTCTTTTTCGGACGACTACATTGTGCCCTCCAATGCGTCGCTCTTTTCCGTTTGTGGGAATCTCCTGCTCGTGTGAAAGCGCACATGAGGAAGCGTCTTGCATTTCGTAGACGTGCTCCGCCCCACCAAAGACGACACGCATTGGCGGATTAGAAGGGAAGCAGTGGCTTCCCCTCGTGGCGCACATCGCGCACTAGCGTTCCTTGATATCTGGTCGTGACTCGCTTTCTGGCACGTGTCCAACTCACCCGCTTCTTTCTCATTGATCGTTTTGCGCAGCTTCACTTCTTC
This region includes:
- a CDS encoding transport protein particle (TRAPP) subunit, putative; the protein is MRQRTVVTGKVVRDKSGAAAELSSSEHTQVALSAFSFLFSELCVRAYTFPTKVKNVEEVEARLTSLGAHVGTRLIMLSSVRDPVDLQRRPLTIDAVLKLLQEKLWARWFGRPASEIQRESNSDRFFLFDSDPIVLRHVHPSPDYVDSEGRWNVNYAGFMGGIIQGALQSMGFEAEVQTYHQPEPGKPHQSLFVIAFAKHVWDRERKMRT